The genomic segment TTGCCCGTGCCGTTCTTCGATTCGAACAATGCGGTCCGATTGCGGGAAGGGAAGCGGACGCAGCAACACCGCGTTGACGACGCTGAAGATCAATGTTGTTGCGCCAATTCCAAGCCCAAGCGCTAACACAGCGACAAAGGTAAACCCCGGGTGCGAACGCAAAAGGCGCAATCCAATCCGCAAATCTTGAAACATTTCTTCCTCCCATCGTTGCGGTTGCAACCACAGCGCATCCCAGAACGCGCTGGTGCTGCGCCAAAACAGATTCAATTTGCTTTGCCAGTTCAGTTTGTCCCAATCGGCCAGCAACGCTTCGCGATGCCGGAGTTCGGCTTCCCACTCCTGACGCCAATCCGCGCGCAAACGGCGCGGCACAATCAGGCCGACAAATCGAATCAGCCACAAATAAGGTTTGGGAAATTGCCGTTTGAACCGCGCGCGCATTGCAGACAGTCCTCAAGCTTTGGTCGGTTTTGGCGTGCGTTCCTGGTTCAGATCGCTTTGTTCCAACAACCGATATCGTTTGACGGCTTCGGCCAAAACATCCTGCCCGGCGCGCGTCAATTCGTAATACTTGCGCGGAGGGCGCGATTCTTCCTGCGCGATTGCATGCTTTTCCCATTTGGAAATCAGGTGTCCCGTTTCCTCCAGCCGCCGCAGCGCCGGATAAACTGTTCCGCCCGGCAATCCAGTCACATCAATGATGTCGAACCCATACAGATATCCGT from the Acidobacteriota bacterium genome contains:
- a CDS encoding helix-turn-helix transcriptional regulator, with protein sequence MGKGFLTYSSAIILQAVANGYLYGFDIIDVTGLPGGTVYPALRRLEETGHLISKWEKHAIAQEESRPPRKYYELTRAGQDVLAEAVKRYRLLEQSDLNQERTPKPTKA